A single Methanolobus sp. ZRKC5 DNA region contains:
- a CDS encoding cobaltochelatase subunit CobN: MVLKNIKKYRNIFAAALIIVFLATAFAAAESAGNDTINTTDNAVDSALSENDTIAVNTSIIVKIPDMDIRPKISYVLSRPYAVTLMQNVAADPQISSQMDISIYLGTSYADLGFDLSDQDMIVLRNLDAYVVDSIAPTVNEAKTNGAHVVSIGETLEAYGLHNVNTSDPQYSDINLYQEYASQENFNGLTTFLGVKFFGLNYSITAPVERPVYGIYHPLAPQIYDNLNDYLDWYSSTGTYDTDSPTIAIITTSYKRVERDMPLLDPLVEDIEGKGYNTIVTTYAYKDEKSLSYLMKDNMSIADAAIMISRGSRLHYSDNEHGISDLQTLNITVLNGARLFSGVNVEEWENSVHGVPPAQQYQVAYAELDGIIEPIVISGKAIDEATGIEYNQPIYYQIDWLVDRTIAWTELHQKSNSEKKVVIPYYNPEGGKADMGADIDYYLDAQASLANLLEAMQERGYDVGSEPLPNSSELADMMMESGHNIGSWAPGELTKCVENGSTILIPESQYREWFEELPQDKIDEMTAMWGEAPGNIMVYENSTDKYLVIPVLEFGNVLLAPDPQHGWSSSEKAMYNNASYPPTHQCFAFYKYMSREYEADALFTIFSSVELMPGKECGLSAKDWGALLLEDMPHIHVLPMDAEGVFDRRRANMLIIDFMTPTIVPAGLYGDLANLQQEITLFKQATDSVVKESYRESIINQTRNLSLDNDLSVDLDSISGDADLTDAFINELSNYLYELKTAYMPYGSHILGEVPEGESLIMLIKGMLGDEYVEHVETLGGNEELSVLLLNETILNGSFPYDAQIMLLGQNSTELGSDLDLALEYMERIQDCECEITKILDALDGTYITPGPSGDPIRNPDALPTGRNLYTFDDRLIPTKAAWDVGSQLADDILALKLEEDGQYPEKIAFLLWSVETTRNQGVMESEIFKLLGVEPYYDSKNRVKGFTLIDSEELGRSRIDVMVVTSGLYRDVYPSKIELIDEAIRMAAGADNDTYPNYVKMHSSETYHSLIDEGYNESIAYNLSVSKIFCPPPGGYTPGIQEAISSDTWEDSDEIADLYIDRMGYIYGQEIWGEHYSSVLEKNLADVDTAVFSRTSNLYGVLDHNMVAAYFGGLSMSVERISGSAPDMYINDLSSSADIETLSEFLNKDLRSRYLNPNWIEGMMGNGFDGTRYMDSVFEVLHVFDVTDPSLVTDDMWNEMYDVYVEDKYGLGVSDYLETTNPYASQSMKATLLESARTDYWNPSDGVTHNLVKEYVRSVVENDVTCCHHTCGNPLLDKFIQENMDPSGVSKKMQDAYKKKMYDATLREVVQTPQSEQEETVSSRSSSSAGTELKIVESSSESGSTNQTTATDSGAGMDADTPVQDVQRSTPDDYVEGYEMTKQSVANTESSSGFSVTGSELAASVLVLAGVGAMYVGFWRKRKF; encoded by the coding sequence ATGGTACTTAAAAACATTAAAAAATACAGGAATATCTTTGCAGCAGCTCTTATAATAGTATTCTTAGCAACAGCATTTGCTGCTGCAGAGAGTGCTGGTAACGATACAATAAATACAACTGACAATGCAGTAGATTCAGCCTTATCGGAAAACGATACAATAGCTGTAAATACTTCTATTATAGTGAAAATACCGGACATGGATATAAGGCCAAAAATAAGCTATGTGCTATCCCGTCCTTATGCGGTCACACTTATGCAGAACGTAGCTGCCGACCCGCAGATAAGTTCACAGATGGATATCAGTATCTATCTTGGCACATCATATGCAGACCTAGGTTTTGATCTGAGCGATCAGGACATGATTGTTCTTAGGAACCTTGATGCCTATGTTGTGGACAGCATTGCACCAACAGTAAATGAAGCGAAAACAAACGGTGCACATGTCGTCTCAATAGGAGAGACCTTGGAAGCTTACGGACTTCATAACGTAAATACATCAGATCCGCAGTACTCTGACATAAATCTTTATCAGGAGTACGCATCCCAGGAGAACTTCAACGGACTCACTACTTTCCTTGGGGTGAAGTTCTTCGGTTTGAACTACTCCATCACAGCACCTGTGGAAAGACCTGTCTACGGTATCTATCATCCACTTGCACCTCAGATATATGATAATCTCAATGATTACCTTGACTGGTACAGTTCAACAGGAACATATGATACAGACAGTCCTACCATTGCAATAATAACCACCAGTTACAAAAGAGTGGAAAGGGACATGCCTCTGCTTGACCCGCTTGTTGAGGATATAGAAGGAAAAGGATACAATACGATTGTAACTACTTATGCTTACAAGGATGAAAAATCCCTTAGCTACCTTATGAAGGATAATATGTCCATTGCAGACGCTGCTATTATGATATCACGTGGGTCACGTCTGCATTATTCAGACAATGAGCATGGAATTTCTGACCTTCAGACACTGAACATAACTGTCCTGAACGGTGCCCGCTTGTTTTCAGGAGTAAATGTGGAAGAATGGGAGAACAGTGTGCATGGTGTGCCGCCTGCTCAACAGTATCAGGTAGCTTATGCAGAACTTGATGGAATCATCGAGCCAATAGTCATCAGCGGAAAAGCCATAGATGAGGCAACAGGAATCGAATATAACCAGCCAATTTATTATCAGATAGATTGGCTTGTCGACAGGACAATAGCCTGGACTGAACTGCACCAAAAATCGAATTCAGAGAAGAAAGTGGTTATACCATATTACAATCCTGAAGGCGGTAAAGCAGATATGGGCGCAGACATTGATTATTATCTTGATGCACAGGCAAGTCTGGCAAACCTTCTTGAAGCTATGCAAGAGAGAGGTTATGATGTTGGCAGTGAGCCACTTCCAAATTCCAGTGAACTTGCAGATATGATGATGGAAAGCGGACACAATATTGGTAGCTGGGCTCCCGGAGAACTTACCAAATGTGTTGAGAATGGAAGCACAATACTCATACCTGAATCCCAGTACAGGGAGTGGTTCGAAGAACTCCCACAGGATAAAATTGATGAAATGACAGCAATGTGGGGTGAAGCTCCTGGAAATATAATGGTCTATGAGAATTCCACAGACAAATATCTGGTCATACCTGTGCTCGAATTCGGAAATGTTCTTCTTGCACCTGACCCACAACACGGATGGTCTTCAAGTGAAAAAGCAATGTATAACAATGCTTCATATCCACCAACACATCAGTGTTTTGCTTTCTACAAATACATGTCAAGGGAATATGAAGCCGACGCATTATTCACTATATTCTCAAGCGTTGAGCTGATGCCCGGTAAAGAATGCGGTCTTTCCGCAAAGGATTGGGGAGCACTCTTACTTGAAGATATGCCACATATCCACGTACTTCCAATGGATGCAGAAGGTGTCTTTGACAGAAGAAGAGCAAATATGCTCATCATTGATTTCATGACACCGACAATAGTGCCGGCAGGTCTTTATGGCGACCTTGCAAACCTCCAGCAGGAGATCACATTATTCAAACAAGCAACAGACAGCGTGGTGAAAGAGAGTTACAGAGAGAGTATCATAAACCAGACAAGAAACCTGAGCCTTGACAATGACCTCAGTGTTGACCTTGACTCAATTTCAGGTGATGCAGACCTTACAGATGCTTTCATTAATGAACTCTCGAATTATCTCTATGAACTGAAGACTGCCTACATGCCATACGGATCTCATATACTTGGTGAGGTTCCTGAAGGCGAGAGTCTCATCATGCTCATAAAAGGCATGCTTGGAGATGAATATGTAGAACATGTGGAAACTCTTGGTGGAAACGAGGAACTTTCAGTATTACTATTGAATGAAACAATACTGAACGGAAGCTTTCCTTACGATGCACAAATAATGCTACTTGGTCAGAACTCCACAGAACTTGGAAGTGACCTGGATCTGGCACTTGAGTATATGGAAAGGATACAGGACTGCGAATGTGAAATAACGAAGATACTCGATGCACTTGACGGTACGTATATCACACCGGGACCATCCGGTGACCCTATCAGGAACCCTGATGCATTGCCAACAGGCAGGAATCTCTACACATTCGATGACCGCCTCATCCCCACAAAAGCGGCATGGGATGTTGGTTCACAACTTGCAGACGATATACTTGCACTGAAACTTGAAGAAGATGGGCAATATCCTGAAAAGATAGCGTTCCTGCTATGGTCTGTGGAAACAACAAGGAACCAGGGAGTTATGGAATCCGAGATATTCAAACTTCTGGGAGTAGAACCCTATTATGACAGCAAGAACAGAGTAAAAGGTTTCACACTAATCGATTCCGAGGAACTTGGCAGATCAAGGATAGATGTTATGGTGGTAACCTCAGGTCTTTACCGTGATGTGTATCCGAGCAAGATTGAGCTCATAGATGAAGCTATCAGGATGGCGGCAGGAGCTGACAATGACACATATCCCAACTATGTGAAAATGCATTCCAGTGAAACATACCATAGCCTCATAGATGAAGGATACAATGAATCGATTGCATACAACCTGTCAGTTTCAAAGATATTCTGTCCCCCACCAGGAGGATATACACCTGGGATACAGGAAGCCATAAGCAGTGATACATGGGAAGATTCAGACGAGATCGCCGACCTCTACATTGACAGGATGGGATATATCTATGGTCAAGAAATATGGGGTGAGCATTACTCAAGTGTACTGGAGAAGAACCTTGCAGACGTTGATACTGCAGTGTTTAGCAGAACATCAAATCTTTACGGTGTGCTTGACCACAATATGGTAGCTGCCTATTTCGGTGGTTTGAGCATGTCAGTTGAAAGAATCAGCGGTTCTGCACCTGACATGTATATCAATGACCTCAGCAGCTCTGCAGACATTGAAACCCTGAGTGAGTTCCTTAACAAGGACTTACGCTCACGTTACCTGAATCCAAACTGGATAGAAGGAATGATGGGTAACGGTTTTGACGGTACAAGATATATGGATTCAGTCTTTGAAGTCCTGCATGTGTTTGATGTAACAGACCCATCTCTTGTTACTGATGATATGTGGAATGAGATGTATGATGTCTACGTCGAGGACAAATATGGCCTTGGTGTAAGCGATTACCTTGAAACTACAAATCCATATGCATCCCAGTCAATGAAAGCTACATTACTGGAATCCGCTCGCACGGATTATTGGAATCCATCTGATGGAGTGACCCACAATCTTGTGAAAGAATATGTTAGATCAGTTGTCGAAAATGATGTTACCTGCTGCCATCATACCTGTGGAAATCCATTGCTTGATAAATTTATACAAGAAAATATGGATCCATCAGGAGTTAGCAAGAAAATGCAGGATGCATATAAGAAAAAAATGTACGATGCAACCCTGAGAGAAGTGGTCCAGACACCACAATCTGAGCAGGAAGAAACGGTTAGTAGCCGAAGTAGCAGTTCAGCCGGAACGGAGCTGAAGATCGTTGAATCCAGCTCTGAATCAGGGTCAACCAACCAGACAACTGCGACTGATTCCGGAGCAGGTATGGATGCTGATACACCTGTACAGGATGTACAACGGTCTACACCGGATGATTACGTAGAAGGTTATGAAATGACAAAGCAAAGTGTCGCAAATACCGAAAGCTCAAGCGGTTTCTCAGTAACCGGTTCTGAGCTGGCAGCTTCTGTGCTGGTACTTGCCGGAGTAGGAGCTATGTATGTAGGATTCTGGAGAAAGAGGAAGTTCTAA
- a CDS encoding putative Ig domain-containing protein: MNRTTTIFISIIIILLSALVVSASDENLIFLKSGNIDTDRPPEKNVSEQDQAKVSSTFELEDSSETYYIVQFEGPVSQQWKDEVQNVGAEFFDYIPNNAFVLRMNGTEKILVESLDFVRWTGEFLPEYKYTDENLIIQDTNLLADDVNASEMILFIFDPIESYDIESNVETLGGIVVDASDRILRIQIPSDNLEDLASISGICWIDKYEETSVSNDVAASIVKVNAIHNTLKLNGSDQIIAVCDTGLDTGVNDNSMHADIRGRILSITDFSGDGAQDITGHGTHVTGSVLGNGEMSDGQYAGMAPEASLIFQAVGTDDWELGGIPTSNISILFQNAYDAGARIHTNSWGADSNGAYNSYSYSVDQFSWSHPDMLILFSAGNEGSDLDYDSVVDSDSLNTPATAKNCIAVGASENDRGDNFGTAYKKWGDIDWSGGRFLINPIKDDYTANNPEGIAAFSSRGPTDDGRIKPDIVAPGTFIASTKSSQASWYDWGIVTENTNYAYLGGSSMSTPIVAGSAALVREYYTEIENMANPSAALMKATLLNGAYDMAPGQYDDEDTQEIDSRPDYSQGWGRLDVENSILVPYPEVIAYFDDISLSTSDSWSHIYEYVKSGQPMRATLAWTDYPGTIFSSKELVNDLDMIISGPSGTYYGNNGPDHVNNVEGIELSNTAEGDYTITVVGYSIIQPLDLPQQPFALVLAFTCDNNKFPAQNSYTENSTTVVSTDVVHPAGVDQSSINMSINDIPVVFNYGSIPDGYNIWYNTPVPYQEGEYNVSVTAMTDSGQQFSYGWKFNVEAAQVSNHAPVLEYIGDKVIIESEILHIDISAIDEDDDNLTFATNASFGSLNDNIFTWTPDYNDSGVYYVEFNVTDGIEIDNETITITVENKDRAPELTAIDNKTVDENELLNFTILATDPDGETVAYFATNLPNGANLDPSTGVFSWIPGYDHKGTYNVEFIATANSLNDSETIVITVENVDRAPELATIGNKAVDENELLSFTISATDPDDETVTYSATNLPDGANLDPSTGEFRWTPDYNDENSYDVEFIAESNSLSDSETIVITVENVDREPELAAIGNKAVNENELLSFAISATDPDDETVTYNAINLPDGANLNPSTGEFRWTPDYNDENSYDVEFIAESNSLSDSETIVITVENVDRAPELATISNKAVDENELLSFTISATDPDDETITYSATTLPDGANLDPSTGEFRWIPDYNDEGSYYVQFIAESNSLSDSETIVITVENVDRAPELATISNKAVDENELLSFTISATDPDGETVTYSTTNLPGGANLDPSTGEFTWTPAYGESGNYDVEFIAEANGLDDTETITISVGNVDRAPELATIGNKAVDENELLSFTISATDPDDETVTYSATNLPDGANLDPSTGEFRWTPGYNDSGSYNVNFIATANSLTDLETITITVNNIDRAPNFEPIGNRVVDENELLSFTTSAIDLDDDTIIYSTNTLPAGATFDSITKEFRWTPGYDDSGSYDINFIATANSLTDSETITITVDNIDRAPELDPIGNKVTDENELLIFSISATDPDDDKRTYSAVDLPSEATFDSSTGEFRWTPGHNDSGSYNIEFIVTAKSLNDSEKITITVVNVNSPPSFELVSSKTIEINENLQFTINATDADNEHLDFSNVGTLPDGATFNDSSLLFNWTPIDNQTGTYSVNFTVTDGIDHDNLTVPITVTEVSVATASISTTSGGGGGGGGGGTTGEEFENIELKDVSSLFVGKDNVKFEFRNEDNDIQYIGYKSLKNAGTISVTVEILRDKSTFADSLPSGTIYKNINIWVGKTGYAIDSNIDDPVIGFRVDRKWIENYNIGQDSIVINRYNGVWSRLSTTQTSSDDNYLYFEASVPGFSPFAITGEALASEKSLRDETDALYSTEDNSTYDSNVSKPNENQPENTLYALSTLVSCLIISFVCFLMRKQ; the protein is encoded by the coding sequence ATGAATCGAACAACAACGATATTCATATCCATTATCATTATCCTGCTTTCTGCTCTGGTCGTTTCGGCCAGTGACGAAAATCTAATCTTTTTGAAATCAGGTAATATAGATACAGACCGCCCACCGGAAAAAAATGTATCCGAACAGGATCAGGCCAAAGTATCTTCAACATTTGAATTGGAGGATAGTTCCGAAACATATTATATCGTGCAGTTTGAAGGACCTGTCAGTCAACAATGGAAAGATGAAGTGCAGAATGTCGGAGCCGAATTCTTTGATTATATCCCAAACAACGCTTTTGTGCTCAGGATGAATGGAACAGAGAAGATTCTTGTGGAATCGCTTGATTTTGTGCGTTGGACAGGGGAGTTTCTGCCGGAGTATAAATACACAGATGAAAACCTGATCATTCAGGATACAAATTTGCTTGCAGATGATGTAAATGCTTCTGAGATGATACTATTCATATTTGACCCCATTGAAAGTTATGATATTGAATCAAATGTAGAAACCTTAGGTGGAATAGTTGTTGATGCGTCGGACCGCATATTAAGAATACAAATTCCATCTGACAATCTTGAAGACCTGGCTTCCATTAGTGGAATCTGCTGGATAGATAAATATGAGGAAACATCTGTATCAAACGATGTTGCAGCAAGTATTGTCAAAGTAAATGCAATCCATAATACATTGAAGCTGAACGGAAGCGATCAAATTATTGCGGTCTGCGATACAGGACTTGACACAGGAGTAAATGACAACTCAATGCATGCCGATATAAGAGGCAGGATACTATCTATTACGGACTTTTCCGGAGACGGTGCACAGGATATAACAGGCCATGGAACTCATGTTACTGGCTCCGTCCTTGGTAATGGAGAAATGTCAGATGGTCAGTATGCAGGAATGGCACCCGAAGCATCACTTATATTTCAGGCTGTAGGAACGGACGACTGGGAACTTGGAGGAATACCAACTTCAAACATCAGTATTCTTTTTCAGAATGCATACGATGCAGGCGCAAGGATACACACCAATAGTTGGGGAGCGGATTCCAATGGAGCATATAATTCCTATTCATATTCTGTTGACCAGTTCTCATGGAGTCATCCTGACATGCTGATATTGTTCTCCGCTGGTAATGAAGGGAGTGACTTGGATTATGACAGCGTGGTCGATTCAGATTCACTTAACACACCTGCAACCGCAAAGAACTGTATAGCAGTCGGTGCATCTGAAAATGATAGAGGTGATAATTTTGGAACCGCTTACAAAAAATGGGGAGATATCGATTGGTCAGGTGGGCGATTCTTGATAAACCCCATCAAAGATGATTACACTGCAAACAATCCAGAAGGAATTGCTGCTTTTAGCAGCAGAGGGCCAACTGATGATGGAAGGATTAAACCCGACATTGTTGCCCCAGGTACTTTCATCGCCTCCACAAAATCGAGTCAGGCAAGCTGGTATGATTGGGGTATTGTTACTGAAAATACCAATTATGCATATTTAGGCGGATCAAGCATGTCCACGCCAATTGTTGCCGGTTCCGCAGCGCTTGTCCGGGAATACTACACTGAAATAGAAAATATGGCTAATCCAAGTGCTGCGTTGATGAAAGCAACCCTACTCAATGGTGCATATGATATGGCACCGGGACAGTATGATGACGAGGACACACAGGAGATAGACAGCAGACCTGACTACTCACAAGGATGGGGACGTCTTGATGTCGAGAACTCAATACTTGTGCCATATCCTGAAGTGATAGCATATTTTGATGATATTTCGCTGTCTACTTCGGATTCATGGAGTCATATATATGAATATGTGAAGAGTGGCCAACCAATGAGAGCAACCCTTGCATGGACCGATTATCCGGGAACCATCTTTTCATCAAAAGAACTTGTCAATGATCTTGATATGATAATTTCAGGCCCATCGGGCACATATTATGGTAACAATGGACCAGATCACGTAAACAATGTTGAAGGAATTGAACTCAGTAATACAGCAGAGGGAGATTACACTATCACAGTAGTGGGTTATAGTATCATTCAGCCTTTAGACCTGCCGCAACAGCCCTTTGCACTGGTATTAGCATTTACCTGCGATAATAACAAGTTTCCGGCACAGAACTCCTATACAGAAAATAGCACAACTGTAGTGTCAACAGATGTTGTACATCCGGCAGGAGTAGACCAGAGTTCCATAAATATGTCAATCAACGATATCCCGGTAGTATTCAATTATGGCAGTATACCTGATGGATACAATATCTGGTACAATACACCTGTTCCTTACCAGGAAGGAGAATATAATGTATCTGTTACGGCCATGACAGATAGCGGACAACAATTTTCTTACGGATGGAAATTTAATGTTGAAGCTGCACAAGTTTCTAATCATGCTCCCGTTTTGGAGTACATTGGCGATAAGGTAATCATTGAATCTGAAATTCTTCATATAGATATATCTGCTATTGATGAAGATGATGATAATCTTACCTTTGCTACCAATGCAAGTTTTGGCAGCCTTAATGATAACATATTCACCTGGACTCCAGACTATAATGATTCAGGAGTGTACTATGTAGAATTCAATGTAACCGATGGAATTGAAATTGATAATGAGACAATCACCATAACGGTCGAAAATAAAGACAGAGCACCAGAACTCACCGCAATCGATAACAAGACAGTTGATGAAAATGAGCTGTTAAATTTCACCATCTTGGCAACTGATCCTGATGGTGAAACTGTAGCTTACTTTGCTACTAATTTACCTAATGGAGCGAACCTTGACCCAAGCACAGGAGTCTTTAGCTGGATTCCAGGATATGATCATAAAGGCACTTATAATGTAGAATTCATTGCGACAGCAAACAGTCTTAATGATTCTGAAACTATCGTCATAACAGTGGAAAATGTCGATAGAGCACCAGAGCTTGCTACAATAGGTAACAAGGCCGTTGATGAAAATGAGCTGTTAAGTTTCACAATATCAGCAACTGACCCTGATGATGAAACTGTAACTTACTCTGCTACTAATTTGCCTGATGGAGCTAACCTTGATCCCAGTACAGGAGAATTTAGATGGACACCTGATTATAACGATGAAAATAGTTACGATGTAGAGTTTATTGCAGAATCCAATAGCCTCAGTGACTCTGAAACTATCGTCATAACAGTGGAAAATGTCGATAGAGAACCAGAACTTGCTGCAATCGGTAACAAGGCAGTTAATGAAAACGAATTACTTAGTTTTGCGATATCAGCAACAGATCCTGATGATGAAACTGTAACTTACAATGCTATTAATTTGCCTGATGGAGCTAACCTTAATCCCAGTACAGGAGAATTTAGATGGACACCTGATTATAACGATGAAAATAGTTACGATGTAGAGTTTATTGCAGAATCCAATAGCCTAAGTGACTCTGAAACTATCGTCATAACAGTGGAAAATGTCGATAGAGCACCAGAGCTCGCTACAATAAGTAACAAGGCTGTTGATGAGAATGAGCTGTTAAGTTTCACAATCTCGGCAACTGACCCTGATGATGAAACTATAACTTACTCTGCTACTACTTTACCTGATGGAGCTAACCTTGATCCCAGCACAGGAGAATTTAGATGGATTCCTGATTATAATGATGAAGGTAGTTACTATGTACAGTTTATTGCGGAATCAAATAGCCTCAGTGACTCTGAAACTATCGTCATAACAGTGGAAAATGTCGATAGAGCACCAGAACTTGCTACAATAAGTAACAAGGCTGTTGATGAGAATGAGCTGTTAAGTTTCACAATCTCGGCAACTGACCCTGATGGTGAAACTGTAACTTACTCTACTACTAATTTGCCTGGTGGAGCTAATCTTGATCCCAGTACAGGAGAATTTACCTGGACACCTGCATACGGTGAATCTGGAAACTATGATGTAGAGTTTATTGCTGAAGCTAATGGCCTTGATGATACCGAGACTATAACTATCTCCGTAGGAAATGTCGATAGAGCACCAGAGCTTGCTACAATAGGAAACAAGGCCGTTGATGAAAATGAGCTGTTAAGTTTCACAATATCAGCAACTGACCCTGATGATGAAACTGTAACTTACTCTGCTACTAATTTGCCTGATGGAGCTAACCTTGATCCCAGCACGGGAGAATTTAGATGGACTCCTGGGTACAATGATTCAGGTAGTTATAATGTCAATTTCATTGCAACTGCAAATAGTCTGACTGACTTAGAGACAATAACCATAACAGTAAATAATATTGATAGAGCTCCAAACTTTGAACCAATAGGTAACAGAGTAGTTGATGAAAATGAACTTTTGAGTTTTACCACCTCTGCAATTGATCTCGATGATGACACAATAATCTACTCAACTAATACATTGCCTGCCGGAGCCACCTTCGACTCCATTACGAAAGAGTTTAGATGGACTCCGGGATATGATGATTCAGGTAGTTACGATATCAATTTCATTGCAACTGCAAACAGTCTTACTGACTCAGAGACGATAACCATAACAGTAGATAATATTGATAGAGCTCCCGAACTTGATCCAATAGGTAACAAGGTAACTGATGAGAATGAGCTTCTTATTTTTTCCATTTCAGCTACTGACCCTGATGATGACAAAAGAACTTATTCTGCAGTAGACCTGCCTTCTGAAGCTACTTTTGATTCAAGTACAGGAGAATTTAGATGGACTCCAGGGCACAATGATTCTGGTAGCTACAATATAGAGTTTATTGTAACCGCAAAAAGTCTAAATGACTCAGAAAAAATCACTATAACGGTAGTAAATGTAAATTCTCCACCATCATTTGAATTAGTGTCCTCTAAAACCATAGAAATAAACGAAAACCTTCAGTTCACCATCAATGCAACAGATGCCGATAACGAACATCTTGATTTTTCGAACGTTGGTACTTTACCAGATGGTGCGACATTCAACGACTCGTCTCTCTTGTTCAACTGGACACCAATAGACAATCAAACAGGGACCTACTCTGTGAACTTCACAGTAACAGACGGAATAGACCATGATAACCTTACGGTTCCAATAACAGTAACTGAAGTATCAGTAGCTACAGCCTCAATATCCACAACTAGCGGAGGCGGAGGAGGCGGAGGCGGAGGTGGAACCACAGGAGAGGAATTTGAGAACATTGAACTTAAGGATGTAAGTTCCCTATTTGTTGGAAAAGATAATGTTAAATTCGAATTCCGCAATGAGGACAACGATATCCAGTATATTGGTTACAAATCACTGAAAAATGCAGGAACCATATCTGTGACAGTCGAGATACTCAGAGATAAGTCAACATTTGCTGACTCCCTGCCATCCGGGACGATATACAAAAACATAAACATATGGGTTGGAAAAACAGGATATGCCATCGACAGCAATATCGATGATCCGGTAATAGGATTTAGAGTAGACAGAAAGTGGATAGAGAACTACAATATTGGCCAGGATTCCATTGTGATTAACAGATACAATGGCGTTTGGAGTCGACTTTCAACCACGCAGACAAGTTCAGATGATAACTACCTCTACTTCGAAGCAAGCGTTCCGGGCTTTTCACCGTTTGCAATCACCGGTGAGGCATTGGCCAGTGAGAAAAGCCTGCGTGATGAAACTGATGCACTGTATTCAACAGAAGATAACAGCACATATGACTCCAATGTTTCAAAACCAAATGAAAACCAACCAGAAAACACACTTTATGCTCTTTCCACTTTGGTATCTTGTCTGATAATATCATTTGTCTGTTTTCTTATGAGGAAGCAGTAA